The DNA window AGCGACCCGAAGATGATGCCGGTGCCGAAGAGCAGGATCGTGCCCCAGTCGATGCGGGCCGCGTCGCTCCAGTTGAGCGTGAACTCCCGCCGGCCCCACGAGGTCGGCAGCAGGAAGAGCAGCGAGGCGCCGAGGACCGCGACGACGCCCTCGTTGAGCCGGCCGCTGACCGTGTCGTAGACGCTGGACTCGGTGCCCCAGAGAACCGCGATCACACCGGGCGTGATCCAGAGGACGACCGTGACGACGAAGGCGACCAGGGTGTTGCGCTCGGCCGGCGAGAATCCGCCGAGCTTGGCGCGCTCGGCGGCCACGTACTCCTCGACGCCCTCGATCCGGCGGATCTCCGGCTTGTTCAGCAGCAGGAGGACCAGCGCGAGGATCACGAACATGCCGAGGCAGATCGGCGCGGCGACGGCCATCCACTCGGCGAACGAGATCTTCACCCCGGTCGCCTCCTCGATGAGCCCGCGACCGATGAGGTTCGGGGGCGTGCCGACCGGGGTCAGCAGGCCACCGACGCTGGCCCCGTACGCCAGCATCAACATCAACGCCGCACCCACCCGCAGCCGGGTGGGATCGAAGTCGGCGGCCGCGAGGCCGCGGTCCTGCATCATCTTGGCGATCACCGCGAGGATGCCGAGGGCGGTGGGCAGCAGCATCGCGACGGTGGCGGTGTTCGAGACGAAGGCCGACAGCAGCGCGGTGATCACGCCGAACGCGATGATCACACGCGCGGTCGAGCGGCCGACGCCGGGCAGCGAGAGCACCCGGAACGCGAACCGGCGGGCCAGGCCGTGTTTCAGCATCGCCTGGGCCAGGATGAACGCGCCGATGAAGGTGAACACTGTGGACGACCCGAAGGGCGCGAGCACGTCCGCCGCGGGCGCCACCCCGAAGATCACGATGAGGGCGACGCCGATCAGGCCACCGACCGGGATCGGCACCGCCTCGGTCACCCAGAGCACGATCACCGCGAGCAGCACCGCGGCGAGGACCTGCTGGCTCGGGCGGATGCCGAGCGGGAGGGCCAGGAAGATCAGCATGACGACCGGGGCGAGGAAGAGCCCGATCGTGCGCCGGCCCCGCTCGAAACGCTCCTCGGCGGGAGAGAGCCGCTGCTCGCCGAGACTGCGGTAGGTCGAGCCTCCGAGCAGCCGCTCCTCGACATCGGTGCGCGCTCCGGGTGCCCCTTCGGTGGTGGACATGCCGACTCCCTCCCGATCAGTGATCTACATACGTCGATATTAAGCCGAGACCACGTTCGAGTACGGGGTATGTCCTAAGTTTACCTATTTTGGATATTGTCCCGCTGTGTCCGGTAAACGTGCTAAATACCCTGCGCTGCATTTGACGCGTTATCTCCGAGGGGCCTGAACCCTTCACAGACGCTCGTCGATGCAGGGAGACCGATGACGTACGACTACGACGGCTTCAGCCGCCTCGCCGGCGACGCCGATCCGGTGCCGGGGCCGGAGTACCGGGTCCGCCTGCGAACCCTGTCCCGGCGGCGGCCGATCCGTTCGGTGCTGATCGCCGGCTTCGCCTTCGCCTTCGAGTCGACGTTCTTCGGCTGGCTGCTGTCCTCGATGGAGCTGCCGGAACGGCGCACGGCCATCACCGCCGTCATGATCGCGGCAACCGCGCTGATCGAACTGTTCCGCCTGGTCAACGTCGTGACGCTGTGCCTCGCGACGCTCCGCGCGCGCGACCCGGTGCCGGTGCCGCCGGACGAGAACCTGCGCGTCGCGTTCCTCACCACGATCGTCCCCGGCAAGGAGCCGCTGGAGATGGTGGAGAAGACGCTGCGGGCCGCACGCCGGATCCGCCACCCCGGCCGGTACGACGTCTGGCTGCTGGACGAGGGCAACGACCCGCAGGTCAAGGCGATGTGCCGGAACGTCGGCGCCCGCCACTTCAGCCGCAAGGGCGTGGCCCGCTGGAACACCGCGGCCGGTGGCTTCAAGGCGAAGACCAAGCACGGCAACTACAACGCCTGGATCGACAGGCACGGCGCCCGGTACGACGTGTTCGTCTCGGTCGACCCGGACCACGTCCCGCTGCCGAACTTCTGTGAGCGCCTGCTCGGCTACTTCCGTGACCCGGACGTCGCCTTCGTGATCGGCCCGCAGATCTACGGCAACTACGACAACGTGATCACCCGCTGGGCCGAGTCACAGCAGTACCTGTTCCACTCGCTGCTCCAGCGCGC is part of the Actinoplanes missouriensis 431 genome and encodes:
- a CDS encoding SLC13 family permease, translated to MSTTEGAPGARTDVEERLLGGSTYRSLGEQRLSPAEERFERGRRTIGLFLAPVVMLIFLALPLGIRPSQQVLAAVLLAVIVLWVTEAVPIPVGGLIGVALIVIFGVAPAADVLAPFGSSTVFTFIGAFILAQAMLKHGLARRFAFRVLSLPGVGRSTARVIIAFGVITALLSAFVSNTATVAMLLPTALGILAVIAKMMQDRGLAAADFDPTRLRVGAALMLMLAYGASVGGLLTPVGTPPNLIGRGLIEEATGVKISFAEWMAVAAPICLGMFVILALVLLLLNKPEIRRIEGVEEYVAAERAKLGGFSPAERNTLVAFVVTVVLWITPGVIAVLWGTESSVYDTVSGRLNEGVVAVLGASLLFLLPTSWGRREFTLNWSDAARIDWGTILLFGTGIIFGSLLADTGLAETIGTSSADALGLSSTFAITAFAVLLAIVVSETTSNTASAAVVVPIVIPIAVAAGVDPLVPALAATFAASFGFMLPVSTPQNAVVYGSGVVPITTMIRSGVSFDVLGGLLILLVLPLMIAAVGLG